A section of the Paenibacillus odorifer genome encodes:
- the minC gene encoding septum site-determining protein MinC: MTVKSKHVRIKGIKDGLIFLLDDKCPFEDLLSELRYKLEHSHQNILTGPIVHVDIKLGNRTVTEEDKEAVLEILKGQGNLLIRSIEALPAPGSEDNDALFLMSGILRSGQVLHHNGNLLYLGDVNPGGTITCSGDIYILGSLRGMAHAGVDGNEEAIIAASLMSPTQLRIADIISRPPDEWETRESSMEFAYLTNGAMQIDKIHNLVKLRQDLNVFKGV; the protein is encoded by the coding sequence ATGACAGTAAAATCCAAGCATGTAAGGATTAAGGGCATCAAGGATGGCCTGATATTCCTGCTAGACGACAAATGTCCCTTTGAAGATCTTCTGAGCGAGCTTCGCTATAAGCTGGAGCACAGCCATCAAAATATTTTAACTGGACCGATTGTACATGTGGACATAAAGCTGGGCAATCGTACCGTAACTGAGGAAGACAAGGAAGCTGTGCTGGAGATTCTTAAGGGACAGGGAAATCTGTTGATTCGATCTATAGAGGCGCTTCCAGCGCCCGGCAGTGAGGATAATGACGCATTGTTTTTGATGAGTGGAATTCTACGTTCCGGTCAGGTGCTGCACCATAACGGAAATCTTCTATATCTGGGGGATGTGAACCCTGGGGGGACCATAACCTGTTCAGGCGATATTTATATACTAGGTTCGCTAAGAGGGATGGCGCATGCTGGAGTAGACGGGAATGAGGAAGCGATTATAGCTGCTTCTTTAATGTCTCCAACACAGCTGCGAATTGCCGATATTATTAGTCGTCCGCCCGATGAATGGGAAACCCGTGAAAGCAGTATGGAATTTGCATATTTAACAAACGGAGCTATGCAGATCGATAAGATTCATAATTTGGTCAAATTACGTCAGGATTTAAATGTGTTTAAAGGGGTGTAG
- the mreD gene encoding rod shape-determining protein MreD: MNMRRSVLVLLLFLLFIVEGTILPWLIPDVWQMRIIPNLVFVVLLFVTIYHHRHTALILGLCFGMLHDVVFYGRILGAHSFAMGLSAYLIGLLFQIPRAPLPLMMTVVLLGSLLEDSILFGIYSVFNLNQEPYSWAILNHMLPTMLFHFAIGLLFYIPVRRQLELIKKETNKEEAA, from the coding sequence GTGAATATGCGCAGATCAGTTCTTGTTCTGTTACTGTTCCTCTTATTTATTGTGGAGGGAACCATTTTACCTTGGCTGATTCCAGATGTGTGGCAGATGCGAATCATTCCGAATCTGGTTTTTGTAGTGTTATTGTTCGTGACTATTTATCATCATCGGCATACAGCACTTATATTGGGATTATGTTTTGGAATGCTGCATGATGTCGTTTTTTACGGCAGAATTCTTGGAGCACACTCTTTTGCGATGGGATTGTCGGCTTATTTAATCGGCCTTTTATTTCAGATTCCGCGTGCTCCGCTGCCCCTTATGATGACTGTGGTTCTGCTTGGAAGTCTACTTGAGGATAGTATACTATTTGGTATCTATAGTGTATTTAATCTTAATCAAGAACCTTATAGCTGGGCGATTTTGAATCACATGCTGCCGACGATGCTTTTCCATTTTGCCATCGGGCTACTCTTCTACATACCGGTTCGGCGCCAGCTAGAGCTAATCAAGAAAGAAACGAATAAGGAAGAAGCGGCTTAA
- the mreC gene encoding rod shape-determining protein MreC, whose translation MLKLFKLLSNKRLFILLITLVLFIVVMGFSLATRKGLSWPENFLRDSTGFVQKMFYKPAGYVAGLFEDIGNLSDLAKENEQLKIMAAQYARDKAQYNFVKARNDELERNWNFTEEQKNLYKYEYRIAQVISQTTEPSNSTIVIDLGSKDGVRPNMSVISVDGLVGVISKVSNFTSTVKLMTMMDTNDPNSQPPIAATALNKEGKSFGMIESYNPETNRLLMTKIPPGDPIAAKDTILSSGIGGLYPRGLTIGTVESVDVGEFGLTSTAVIKPSAEFQDWKQLIVVFTEERAE comes from the coding sequence GTGTTGAAACTGTTTAAACTCTTAAGCAATAAACGTCTGTTTATTCTGTTGATTACACTGGTGCTGTTCATTGTGGTAATGGGCTTCAGCTTGGCAACAAGGAAAGGCTTGTCCTGGCCGGAGAACTTTCTCAGAGATTCGACTGGTTTCGTGCAAAAAATGTTCTACAAGCCCGCTGGATATGTAGCGGGCTTGTTTGAAGATATTGGAAATCTGAGTGATCTTGCTAAAGAAAATGAACAGCTTAAAATTATGGCTGCCCAGTATGCACGTGATAAAGCCCAGTATAATTTCGTCAAGGCGCGGAATGACGAGTTGGAGAGAAATTGGAATTTCACTGAAGAACAGAAAAATTTGTATAAATATGAATATCGTATTGCACAGGTAATTAGCCAGACAACAGAGCCAAGCAATAGTACGATTGTTATCGATTTGGGCTCCAAAGATGGGGTTAGACCTAATATGTCCGTGATTTCAGTGGATGGTCTAGTCGGTGTTATCAGTAAGGTGAGCAATTTCACCTCCACAGTGAAGCTGATGACAATGATGGACACCAATGATCCTAATTCCCAGCCGCCTATTGCGGCAACTGCCTTAAATAAAGAGGGTAAATCCTTTGGGATGATTGAGAGTTATAATCCAGAGACGAACAGACTGCTGATGACTAAGATTCCACCGGGTGATCCTATTGCAGCGAAGGATACTATTCTGTCTTCCGGTATTGGGGGGTTGTATCCAAGGGGATTGACAATAGGCACAGTTGAAAGCGTCGATGTTGGTGAATTTGGATTAACCTCCACAGCAGTGATTAAGCCTTCAGCAGAATTTCAGGACTGGAAGCAGTTGATTGTTGTGTTTACGGAGGAGCGTGCTGAATAG
- a CDS encoding rod shape-determining protein: MLGGFTKDLGIDLGTANTLVYVRGKGVVVREPSVVAINTDTKTIEAVGESAKKMIGRTPGNIRAIRPMKDGVIADFDTTATMIKYFIRQAQKQRSMFQRHPNVMVCVPSGITAVEQRAVEDATKQAGAREAYIIEEPFAAAIGADLPVWEPTGSMVVDIGGGTTEVAVISLGGIVTSRSVRVAGDEADESIIQYIKRQYNLMIGERTSEQLKMDVGSALPLEKAETMEIRGRDLVTGLPKTLTITSDEICEALSDTVNAIIEAVKVTLEKCPPELAADIMDRGIVLTGGGALLRNLDKLLARETGMPVIVAENPLDCVAIGTGKALENIHLFKSRSGSSLRSKR; the protein is encoded by the coding sequence ATGTTGGGTGGTTTCACAAAAGATTTAGGAATTGACTTGGGGACAGCGAATACGCTTGTCTACGTACGCGGTAAGGGCGTTGTTGTAAGAGAGCCTTCCGTTGTAGCCATTAACACTGATACTAAGACGATTGAAGCCGTGGGTGAATCCGCCAAAAAAATGATCGGTCGTACTCCTGGAAATATCCGTGCGATCCGCCCGATGAAAGATGGCGTTATCGCTGATTTTGATACAACGGCTACGATGATTAAATATTTTATTCGTCAAGCACAGAAACAGCGTTCTATGTTCCAGCGTCACCCTAATGTAATGGTCTGCGTGCCATCTGGTATTACTGCTGTAGAGCAACGTGCGGTAGAAGATGCTACCAAACAAGCTGGCGCTCGAGAAGCTTACATTATCGAAGAGCCTTTTGCTGCTGCTATCGGTGCGGATCTGCCAGTATGGGAGCCTACAGGTAGTATGGTTGTAGATATCGGTGGAGGTACAACTGAAGTTGCCGTAATCTCGCTCGGCGGTATTGTTACTAGCCGTTCAGTGCGTGTTGCAGGTGATGAAGCGGATGAGTCCATCATTCAATACATCAAACGTCAATACAATCTGATGATCGGTGAACGTACTTCGGAGCAGCTCAAAATGGATGTTGGCTCTGCCCTTCCTCTTGAAAAGGCTGAAACCATGGAAATTCGCGGCCGTGATCTCGTAACAGGTCTGCCAAAAACACTTACAATTACTTCTGATGAAATCTGTGAAGCTTTGTCTGACACAGTGAATGCTATTATTGAAGCGGTTAAAGTAACATTGGAAAAATGTCCGCCAGAGCTTGCAGCAGATATTATGGATCGTGGAATTGTTTTGACAGGTGGGGGAGCTTTGCTTCGCAACTTGGATAAGCTGCTTGCACGTGAGACGGGAATGCCGGTTATTGTTGCTGAGAATCCACTGGACTGTGTAGCTATTGGAACCGGTAAGGCACTTGAGAACATTCATTTGTTCAAGAGCCGCAGCGGATCCAGTCTTCGTTCGAAGAGATAA
- the radC gene encoding RadC family protein, protein MESQPIMLRDLPHEERPRERMMHYGAESLSQAELLAILLRTGTRRESAIHIAQQMLGKIGGLRGLVDLSIEELTKINGIGPAKAVQLKAGIELGRRLANSRFNMPVIIRCPGDAAEILTEQLRYLQKEHFVCLFLNTKNHVIGQETLSMGSLNASIVHPREVFRAAIKCSSASIICAHNHPSGDPTPSPEDISLTARLLQAGEIIGIDVLDHLIIGDSSFVSLKEKGHM, encoded by the coding sequence ATGGAGTCGCAACCAATTATGCTGCGGGACCTCCCCCATGAAGAACGACCTAGAGAGCGCATGATGCATTATGGGGCGGAATCATTAAGTCAAGCGGAGTTGTTAGCCATTCTGCTGCGTACGGGAACACGCCGCGAGTCGGCTATTCATATTGCACAGCAGATGCTGGGGAAGATCGGTGGCCTGCGTGGGCTAGTTGACCTTAGCATCGAAGAACTGACCAAAATCAACGGTATCGGTCCTGCCAAGGCCGTACAACTAAAAGCAGGCATCGAACTGGGAAGGCGCCTTGCGAATTCCAGGTTCAATATGCCGGTCATTATCCGCTGTCCTGGGGACGCTGCAGAGATTCTGACTGAGCAATTGCGTTATTTGCAAAAGGAGCATTTTGTCTGTCTGTTTCTGAACACGAAGAATCATGTGATTGGACAAGAAACATTGTCCATGGGCAGCCTGAATGCTTCGATCGTTCATCCTCGTGAGGTATTCAGAGCAGCTATAAAATGCAGTAGCGCCTCTATTATATGCGCGCACAATCATCCTAGTGGTGATCCAACACCTAGTCCAGAAGATATTTCCCTAACCGCTAGATTGCTTCAGGCAGGTGAGATTATCGGAATAGATGTGCTGGACCATCTAATTATCGGAGATAGCAGTTTCGTAAGCTTGAAAGAAAAAGGACATATGTAA
- a CDS encoding Maf family protein, producing the protein MDNSPLIILASGSPRRRELLSLLGLPFEVITSEADESTPPDWTPERIVRSLALRKAEAVVAAAGERNAVIIGSDTIVVLDNTVLGKPVDKLDSKAMLTRLQGRTHKVYTGVACLGLPNGKTIVEHRVTSVTMRAMTEEEIAAYIATGEPADKAGSYAIQGLGSILVERIEGCYFNVVGLPLSLLGEMLSEFGITVLSR; encoded by the coding sequence GTGGACAACTCACCACTCATTATTCTAGCCTCAGGTTCACCGCGTCGACGTGAGCTGTTATCCTTACTGGGTTTGCCCTTTGAGGTCATTACCAGCGAAGCTGATGAGAGCACACCGCCGGATTGGACGCCGGAGAGAATCGTGCGCAGTCTAGCTTTGCGAAAAGCAGAAGCCGTAGTAGCTGCGGCCGGAGAGCGTAACGCAGTCATTATAGGAAGCGACACAATTGTTGTATTAGATAATACTGTGCTAGGCAAACCGGTGGACAAGCTGGACAGCAAAGCGATGCTTACCAGACTTCAGGGCCGAACTCATAAGGTATACACGGGTGTAGCCTGCCTCGGACTCCCGAATGGGAAGACTATAGTGGAGCACCGTGTTACTTCCGTAACGATGAGGGCAATGACTGAAGAGGAAATTGCTGCTTATATTGCTACGGGAGAGCCTGCTGATAAGGCTGGCTCATATGCGATACAAGGGCTTGGGTCCATTTTGGTGGAACGAATTGAAGGCTGTTATTTCAATGTAGTCGGATTGCCTTTGTCGCTTCTTGGCGAAATGCTATCCGAGTTCGGTATAACTGTATTGAGCCGGTAG
- a CDS encoding DUF4321 domain-containing protein yields MKKKNVGTLLLFLILGWLAGAWIAKLLQPVKALSFLTTSTVLKWSPRADLDIITYDITIHLKLCMLSLAGIITAVWLYRRL; encoded by the coding sequence ATGAAGAAGAAAAATGTAGGAACACTGCTGTTATTTCTAATTCTAGGCTGGCTGGCTGGAGCCTGGATCGCCAAGCTGCTGCAGCCCGTAAAGGCTCTGTCTTTTCTAACAACATCGACTGTGCTCAAATGGTCTCCGCGAGCCGATTTAGACATCATAACCTATGACATCACTATTCATTTGAAATTGTGCATGCTTAGTCTCGCCGGTATTATTACAGCTGTATGGCTGTACCGCAGACTGTAA
- a CDS encoding SPOR domain-containing protein, with protein sequence MNNGRMTFRFDVNKDEPKPKPQVVERWSSGGLGTAEEYAEELRKEVGPAQQHTWVHEPNLRSTREAPPEDAYDYYSGTVDPRQQEWDEQDRDFRNTQQSYLLSDLVLDDRDKSAEVYTGGYGGSYHTRRPSYWWKLSLSVVGAIGTGLLLGYAALSFFYGGNMDSSSGTGITDTLATSGQTSGANDPAGVGTSGLPVTGTDDAGKNSIPVQVAAQSYYLLQYGVFSTPAGAEQARQELLDAGLAAGLDPADGNRVYAGMSSDREQAKLLSSGLKNQGIELYVREVELPGVERLGFAGNAEAVNSYFAVSGQLLSELSSQSASLLSDGQTDAAANTSAVSDLHLQWSEAVKALEQGITPEAKSICAALEKSMSQGISALSEYNKNKAQALLWEVQESMLSFLTSQKQLLSAMN encoded by the coding sequence TTGAATAACGGAAGAATGACATTCCGATTTGACGTGAATAAGGACGAGCCTAAGCCAAAACCGCAGGTAGTGGAGCGCTGGTCCAGTGGCGGACTGGGCACAGCTGAAGAATATGCAGAGGAGTTGCGCAAGGAGGTCGGTCCAGCACAGCAGCATACTTGGGTGCATGAACCTAATTTACGCTCTACGCGTGAGGCACCACCGGAGGATGCTTACGACTACTACTCAGGAACTGTAGATCCACGCCAGCAAGAATGGGACGAACAGGATAGAGATTTCAGAAATACGCAGCAATCGTATCTGCTTTCAGATTTGGTACTGGATGACAGAGATAAATCAGCAGAGGTTTACACGGGAGGTTATGGGGGCTCATACCATACTCGTCGCCCATCGTATTGGTGGAAATTATCCCTGTCTGTGGTGGGGGCGATCGGCACGGGTCTACTATTAGGATATGCGGCACTTTCCTTTTTTTATGGAGGAAACATGGACAGTAGTTCAGGAACCGGGATAACAGATACGTTGGCTACTTCAGGGCAGACTTCCGGAGCTAATGATCCAGCAGGTGTAGGAACCTCGGGATTGCCGGTTACGGGCACAGATGATGCCGGCAAAAACAGTATTCCTGTTCAAGTGGCTGCGCAAAGCTACTACCTGCTGCAGTATGGCGTATTCAGTACGCCGGCAGGCGCGGAACAAGCTAGACAAGAGCTGTTGGACGCTGGCTTGGCTGCGGGCTTGGACCCTGCTGACGGAAATCGTGTATATGCCGGAATGTCCTCTGACCGTGAACAAGCTAAGCTGCTCAGCAGTGGTCTGAAGAATCAAGGGATTGAGCTTTATGTAAGAGAGGTGGAGCTTCCCGGAGTGGAACGATTAGGGTTTGCCGGAAATGCGGAGGCTGTGAATAGTTATTTTGCGGTGAGTGGACAGCTGCTCAGTGAACTAAGCAGTCAATCTGCTTCGTTACTCAGTGACGGGCAAACGGATGCGGCAGCTAATACCTCAGCTGTGAGTGATCTTCATCTCCAATGGAGTGAAGCTGTTAAAGCTCTGGAGCAAGGCATAACGCCTGAAGCCAAAAGCATTTGCGCAGCGCTAGAGAAATCTATGAGCCAAGGAATTTCAGCACTGAGTGAATATAACAAGAACAAGGCGCAAGCCCTGCTTTGGGAAGTGCAGGAATCCATGCTGAGCTTCTTGACCAGTCAAAAACAGCTGCTGTCTGCTATGAATTGA
- a CDS encoding diaminopimelate dehydrogenase — protein sequence MKQKIQAAIVGYGNLGKGVRKAINQSEDIELVAIFTRREPGQLEAGETGVKFEHISAVEQYKGKVDVMILCGGSATDLPEQTPAIARMFNTVDSFDTHAKIPEFFATVDAAAKQGGTLSVISTGWDPGLFSMNRLLAEAILPQGKEYTFWGKGVSQGHSDAIRRVEGVKGGVQYTVPVQEVIEAIRAGETPELTTREKHLRECFVVAEAGADQERIREEIVNMPNYFADYDTTVTFITEEELAAQHSGIPHGGFVIRSGVTGEGTKQIVEFGLKLESNPEFTASVLVAYARAAQRMSQEGQSGARTVFDIPLGMLSPKSPEELRRNLL from the coding sequence CTGAAACAAAAAATTCAAGCAGCAATTGTGGGCTACGGTAATTTAGGAAAAGGTGTACGTAAGGCTATTAACCAAAGTGAAGATATCGAGCTGGTTGCGATCTTTACGCGCAGAGAGCCTGGACAACTGGAAGCCGGTGAAACCGGTGTGAAATTCGAGCATATCTCTGCCGTCGAACAATATAAGGGAAAAGTGGATGTTATGATTCTGTGCGGAGGATCGGCTACCGACCTGCCAGAACAGACACCAGCTATTGCCCGGATGTTTAATACCGTGGACAGCTTTGACACTCACGCCAAAATCCCTGAGTTCTTTGCGACCGTTGATGCCGCAGCTAAACAAGGCGGAACACTCAGCGTAATTTCTACGGGCTGGGATCCAGGCCTGTTCTCCATGAACCGTCTGCTAGCTGAAGCTATTCTTCCACAAGGTAAAGAATATACTTTCTGGGGTAAAGGCGTCAGCCAAGGTCACTCCGATGCCATTCGCAGAGTAGAAGGCGTTAAAGGTGGCGTGCAATATACGGTTCCAGTACAAGAGGTTATCGAGGCTATCCGTGCGGGTGAAACACCAGAACTTACTACTCGTGAAAAACATCTTAGAGAGTGTTTTGTAGTAGCTGAGGCAGGTGCAGATCAAGAGCGCATTCGCGAAGAAATCGTGAATATGCCGAACTATTTTGCAGATTATGATACTACGGTTACTTTCATCACTGAAGAAGAACTGGCAGCTCAGCATAGCGGTATTCCGCACGGCGGGTTTGTTATTCGCAGTGGTGTAACAGGAGAAGGCACGAAACAAATCGTTGAATTCGGCCTGAAGCTGGAGAGCAATCCTGAATTTACGGCTAGTGTGCTTGTGGCTTATGCCAGAGCTGCTCAGCGTATGAGTCAAGAAGGTCAAAGCGGAGCGCGTACTGTATTCGATATTCCACTTGGAATGTTGTCTCCGAAATCACCAGAAGAACTGCGCCGCAACTTGCTCTAA
- a CDS encoding glycosyltransferase, with product MRERMLFLSAQNQSAEDLEGEMRTGSILEILLGKFDIDLLTYGSANQTVSINERTALTVHNINEDYTTWRPMLRPLHKLRNFSNLSHIDKDMKNTILELCRSNNYKHVFISHVLLGKCIDMVRNLLPEASVITDTYSFANGSGGSSGETGKLSRKNPYNKLNAAWDRRNKRRLMNKTGLLLATSEWDALAFKSLSFADARKVHVVPHFIKMNEYETFAEPVTKENSIVLHWNMNMRLGIDAARVFFKKTYPMIKEQVPDIKSYIISSEVHPEVMTLIKEDESVIVTGPVNSSTEYIRRSKAVLVPILEGCEVSRNILESWALKTPVVTSSIMCEKLNCEHNRNILLANTSVEVVGSVLNLLKNPELGAIIADRAHETLLKNYEMNHVKSKILSLV from the coding sequence ATGCGAGAAAGAATGCTGTTCCTATCAGCCCAGAATCAAAGCGCAGAGGATCTAGAAGGAGAAATGAGAACAGGGAGTATTCTCGAGATTTTGCTTGGAAAATTTGATATAGATTTGCTGACGTACGGAAGTGCCAACCAAACCGTGTCTATTAATGAGCGGACGGCACTTACGGTTCATAACATTAACGAAGATTATACGACCTGGAGGCCAATGTTGCGCCCCTTACATAAACTGCGGAATTTCTCAAATTTAAGTCATATAGATAAAGATATGAAAAACACTATTTTGGAGCTTTGCCGTTCCAATAATTATAAGCATGTATTTATATCGCATGTCCTATTGGGAAAATGTATTGATATGGTGAGGAACTTGCTTCCAGAAGCCAGTGTGATCACAGATACCTATAGTTTTGCAAACGGAAGCGGAGGATCTTCCGGAGAGACAGGAAAGTTAAGCAGGAAGAATCCTTATAATAAACTCAATGCTGCATGGGATCGTAGGAATAAACGGCGATTAATGAATAAAACGGGTCTGCTTTTAGCAACCTCGGAATGGGATGCACTAGCGTTCAAATCTCTATCATTTGCAGATGCCCGTAAGGTTCATGTTGTCCCCCATTTCATCAAGATGAATGAGTATGAGACTTTTGCAGAGCCTGTGACTAAAGAAAATTCAATTGTGCTGCACTGGAATATGAATATGAGACTGGGAATAGATGCAGCCCGAGTATTCTTTAAAAAAACCTATCCCATGATTAAGGAGCAAGTGCCAGATATCAAAAGTTATATTATCAGCTCAGAGGTTCACCCGGAGGTCATGACTTTGATTAAGGAAGATGAATCGGTCATAGTCACTGGACCAGTAAATTCCTCTACTGAATACATACGACGGTCTAAAGCTGTTCTGGTGCCTATCCTTGAAGGCTGCGAAGTTTCTAGAAATATACTGGAATCCTGGGCGCTTAAAACGCCGGTGGTTACTAGCTCTATCATGTGTGAGAAGCTGAATTGTGAGCATAACCGAAATATTTTGCTGGCTAATACCTCGGTTGAGGTTGTTGGAAGTGTATTGAATTTACTGAAAAATCCTGAGCTTGGCGCTATTATTGCGGATCGTGCGCATGAGACTTTATTAAAGAATTATGAAATGAATCATGTTAAGAGTAAGATTCTTAGTCTTGTATAG
- a CDS encoding GGDEF domain-containing protein, producing the protein MHLDLKTLLVCLFMWQSFTVLLIVVYRLRYAQERTSTLFVTAKYLQLAALILLLLNDFTDSRLPIPISMLLALAGGTLESLALLMLLRVFGSWVERYYTILFGVSIVVVVLLHLIMPDERFVMAATCLFGIMIIALPAYILAVKIRETSLQQTMGLLYGVVILTLVGKGLEPFYSMLGLNALTSHWLQIFFYLGIYLLMFLGTAGIMLLYREDSFTELERVATYDVLTGILNRRSFVQRVRPLIAASAMKKLPYSFLLLDVDHLKRINDTYGHNTGDHVLKDLAHKIKQQLGNGDLFGRFGGEEFTVLLHRADEQNSDMIAERMRTAVTGAVIHGVPLHYTISVGIITVDSGERYSLNTLYKLSDTALYQAKKKGRNCVVRSYDI; encoded by the coding sequence ATGCATCTGGATCTCAAGACACTGCTGGTCTGCCTCTTTATGTGGCAATCATTCACGGTATTGCTTATTGTTGTCTATCGTTTGCGTTACGCGCAGGAACGGACTTCAACCTTGTTTGTCACGGCAAAATATTTGCAGCTGGCAGCTTTAATTCTCCTTTTGCTGAACGATTTCACAGACTCGCGACTTCCCATTCCAATCAGTATGCTGCTTGCTTTAGCTGGAGGTACGCTGGAAAGCTTAGCGCTTCTGATGCTTCTCAGGGTTTTTGGGAGCTGGGTTGAACGATATTATACGATCCTGTTCGGAGTGTCCATTGTCGTTGTAGTCCTACTGCATTTAATTATGCCAGATGAGCGGTTCGTTATGGCTGCAACTTGTCTATTTGGGATTATGATCATAGCTTTACCTGCTTACATATTAGCTGTGAAGATTAGAGAGACCTCTCTCCAGCAAACCATGGGATTGTTGTACGGTGTTGTAATTTTAACGCTGGTTGGCAAGGGACTTGAACCGTTTTATTCGATGTTAGGACTGAATGCACTGACCTCTCACTGGCTGCAGATATTTTTTTATCTGGGGATTTATTTGCTTATGTTTTTAGGAACTGCGGGAATCATGCTGCTATATAGAGAGGATTCCTTTACAGAATTGGAGCGGGTGGCCACTTATGATGTGCTGACAGGTATTTTGAATCGCAGATCCTTTGTTCAGCGTGTCCGACCTTTAATAGCTGCCTCAGCGATGAAGAAGCTGCCATATTCTTTTTTACTGCTGGATGTTGATCACTTAAAACGTATAAACGATACCTACGGCCACAATACCGGCGACCACGTTCTGAAGGATCTGGCTCATAAAATAAAACAGCAGCTTGGCAATGGCGATCTGTTCGGAAGATTCGGTGGTGAGGAGTTCACTGTGCTGCTGCATAGAGCCGATGAACAAAACAGTGATATGATTGCAGAGCGGATGCGCACAGCCGTTACAGGGGCGGTCATTCATGGTGTACCCTTGCATTACACGATAAGTGTTGGCATCATCACGGTGGATTCAGGTGAACGATACTCATTGAACACTCTTTACAAACTTAGTGACACTGCATTGTATCAGGCTAAGAAAAAGGGCCGGAACTGTGTAGTTAGAAGCTACGACATCTAA
- a CDS encoding GGDEF domain-containing protein yields MDSQLDIKTLVYLFIFGNLFILVLITNYRRSAPKDRASTLFIRSKAVQLLFWCSLLLWGHIPRALSIPLSNALILLGCCLEIIALLLMMGILGQRIKLYYITLSILSSITFSIVAVFFHHSSWRIACTSLWSILFIVYPAYHLTVNPKGTPLQKILGILFYAFAGIMLLRAIVALIWEPEMNVFTTNLSQYLYYLGMYLLLIVGAAGFILLSNEHSFVKLKRIASYDDLTGILNRGAFLQEAEVRLEKAVAEQEYFSFMLLDLDHFKEINDTYGHDTGDVVLEEFALTIKDNLENSDLFGRLGGEEFAVILCGLDEASCDRKAEALREAVMKTSTQKLSQGYTVSIGVITIMPDQEIWINKLYKLSDKALYQAKQEGRNRVVRYNYIY; encoded by the coding sequence ATGGACTCCCAGCTTGATATCAAAACGTTAGTGTATTTATTTATTTTTGGAAACCTATTTATATTGGTACTGATAACCAATTACCGGAGGAGCGCTCCTAAAGACAGGGCATCCACCTTATTCATACGCTCTAAGGCGGTGCAGCTGCTCTTCTGGTGTTCATTATTATTATGGGGCCATATTCCCCGTGCTTTATCCATTCCACTTAGCAACGCTTTGATTCTTCTAGGCTGCTGTCTGGAGATTATTGCTTTACTGCTGATGATGGGCATCCTTGGGCAGCGGATAAAGTTGTATTACATAACGCTTTCCATACTTAGTTCGATTACTTTTAGTATTGTTGCCGTCTTCTTTCATCATTCCAGCTGGCGCATAGCCTGCACCTCACTATGGTCGATACTTTTTATTGTCTATCCAGCTTACCACCTCACGGTGAACCCCAAAGGCACCCCTCTTCAGAAGATACTCGGAATATTATTTTACGCTTTTGCAGGGATTATGCTGCTCCGCGCGATTGTTGCACTGATCTGGGAGCCAGAGATGAACGTGTTCACAACTAATCTTTCGCAGTATTTATATTACCTGGGGATGTATTTATTATTGATTGTGGGAGCCGCAGGCTTTATTCTACTTTCTAACGAGCATTCCTTTGTAAAACTAAAACGAATCGCTAGCTACGATGATCTGACTGGAATCCTTAACCGTGGAGCATTTCTTCAGGAAGCTGAGGTACGGCTTGAGAAGGCAGTTGCTGAGCAGGAGTACTTTTCGTTTATGCTGCTGGATTTGGATCACTTCAAAGAAATCAATGATACATACGGCCATGATACCGGTGATGTTGTTCTGGAAGAATTCGCATTGACGATTAAGGACAACCTCGAAAACAGCGATTTATTCGGCAGGCTTGGCGGCGAGGAATTTGCAGTTATACTTTGCGGGCTTGATGAAGCTAGCTGTGACCGGAAAGCTGAAGCGTTACGAGAGGCAGTAATGAAGACGTCCACACAAAAACTCTCACAAGGATATACAGTTAGTATAGGTGTAATTACGATCATGCCGGATCAGGAGATCTGGATAAATAAGCTGTACAAGCTGAGCGATAAAGCGTTATACCAAGCCAAACAAGAAGGAAGAAACCGAGTGGTCAGATACAATTATATTTATTGA